One stretch of Pantanalinema sp. DNA includes these proteins:
- the gatC gene encoding Asp-tRNA(Asn)/Glu-tRNA(Gln) amidotransferase subunit GatC — MITQETVHHVAKLARLALDPAEEATLTEQLGAILGYVEQLKELDTTGVAPTAHPIALRNVTRDDALRPSLTQAEVLQNAPAAEQGMFRVPKILSE, encoded by the coding sequence ATGATCACCCAGGAAACCGTCCATCACGTGGCCAAGCTCGCGCGCCTCGCGCTGGATCCCGCCGAGGAGGCGACGCTGACCGAGCAGCTGGGCGCCATCCTGGGCTACGTCGAGCAGCTCAAGGAGCTGGACACCACCGGCGTCGCCCCCACGGCGCACCCCATTGCGCTGCGCAACGTGACCCGCGACGACGCCCTCAGGCCCAGCCTGACCCAGGCCGAGGTCCTCCAGAACGCCCCAGCCGCCGAGCAAGGCATGTTCCGCGTCCCCAAGATCCTGAGCGAGTAA
- the pyk gene encoding pyruvate kinase: MEARKSTKIVATLGPASSNDEVVRRLIEAGVDVFRLNFSHGTHETHLANIERVRRIAKEMGRHIALLQDIQGPKIRVGEIKGGQVTLIPGQTFILTTQPLEGNEQMASVSYERLTEDIEPGKRILLDDGLLELQVVEVKPEMLVTRVMVGGPLKPRKGVNFPGSPLKISVLTDKDRRDLAFGAQHGVDLVAASFVQQASDVLEVKDCLAKNGVRTPVIAKIERREAVQALAEIVAVADGVMVARGDLGVEIPVEDVPLVQKQIIRMCNLEGKPVITATQMLDSMIHNPRPTRAEASDVANAILDGTDAVMLSNETAAGSYPLEAVETMARIALQVERNVRPTERPELEEDYARPVQDAIAHAATRMVPELNASAIITATYSGSSARHVSKYRPNCPIIAASCNEEVCRQMALVWGVVPMHIAENDNIESLFTEAVDCAKGMAILAPGDLAIMVAGVPMGEAGTTNSIKVEVITSIITRGMGLGQRPISGIARVASTPREAMSKLEPGDILVTHQTDAEWTPAMERANGTVVHAGGLTSHAAIVSLELGKPVILGTEDLGKIHDGMVITLDPVRGLVLSGQVKI; the protein is encoded by the coding sequence ATGGAAGCACGAAAGAGTACCAAGATCGTCGCCACCCTCGGCCCCGCCTCGAGCAACGACGAGGTGGTCCGCCGCCTGATCGAGGCCGGGGTGGACGTGTTCCGCCTCAACTTCTCGCACGGCACCCACGAGACCCACCTGGCGAACATCGAGCGGGTCCGCCGCATCGCCAAGGAGATGGGGCGCCACATCGCCCTGTTGCAGGACATCCAGGGCCCCAAGATCCGCGTCGGCGAGATCAAGGGCGGCCAGGTGACCCTCATCCCCGGCCAGACCTTCATCCTGACCACCCAGCCGCTCGAGGGCAACGAGCAGATGGCCTCGGTCTCGTACGAGCGCCTCACCGAGGACATCGAGCCGGGCAAGCGCATCCTCTTGGATGACGGCCTGCTCGAGCTGCAGGTGGTCGAGGTCAAGCCCGAGATGCTCGTCACCCGCGTGATGGTGGGCGGGCCCCTCAAGCCGCGCAAGGGCGTCAACTTCCCCGGCAGCCCCCTCAAGATCTCGGTGCTCACCGACAAGGATCGCCGGGATCTGGCCTTCGGCGCCCAGCACGGCGTTGACCTGGTCGCGGCCTCCTTCGTCCAGCAGGCCTCCGACGTGCTCGAGGTCAAGGACTGCCTGGCCAAGAACGGGGTCCGGACCCCGGTCATCGCCAAGATCGAGCGCCGCGAGGCCGTCCAGGCCCTCGCCGAGATCGTCGCGGTCGCCGACGGGGTCATGGTCGCGCGCGGGGACCTGGGCGTCGAGATCCCCGTCGAGGACGTGCCCCTTGTCCAGAAGCAGATCATCCGGATGTGCAACCTGGAGGGCAAGCCCGTCATCACGGCCACCCAGATGCTCGACTCGATGATCCACAACCCGCGCCCCACCCGCGCCGAGGCCTCGGACGTCGCCAACGCGATCCTCGACGGCACCGACGCGGTCATGCTCTCCAACGAGACGGCGGCGGGCTCGTACCCCCTCGAGGCGGTCGAGACCATGGCGCGCATCGCCCTTCAGGTCGAGCGCAACGTGCGCCCCACCGAGCGTCCCGAGCTGGAAGAGGACTACGCGCGCCCGGTGCAGGATGCGATCGCGCACGCCGCGACCCGCATGGTGCCCGAGCTCAACGCCTCGGCCATCATCACGGCGACCTACTCGGGCTCGAGCGCTCGCCACGTCTCCAAGTACCGCCCGAACTGCCCGATCATCGCGGCCTCCTGCAACGAGGAAGTCTGCCGTCAGATGGCCCTGGTGTGGGGCGTGGTGCCCATGCACATCGCCGAGAACGACAACATCGAGTCGCTCTTCACCGAGGCGGTCGACTGCGCCAAGGGGATGGCCATCCTCGCGCCGGGGGACCTCGCGATCATGGTCGCGGGCGTGCCCATGGGCGAGGCCGGCACCACCAACTCGATCAAGGTCGAGGTCATCACCAGCATCATCACCCGCGGCATGGGGCTCGGCCAGCGCCCGATCAGCGGCATCGCCCGGGTGGCCAGCACCCCCCGCGAGGCCATGAGCAAGCTGGAGCCCGGCGACATCCTGGTCACCCACCAGACCGACGCCGAGTGGACGCCTGCAATGGAGCGCGCTAACGGCACGGTGGTGCACGCCGGCGGGCTGACCAGCCATGCGGCCATCGTCTCGCTGGAGCTCGGCAAGCCGGTCATCCTTGGGACCGAGGACCTGGGCAAGATCCACGACGGGATGGTCATCACCCTCGACCCGGTCCGGGGCCTGGTGCTCTCGGGGCAGGTCAAGATCTAG
- the glpX gene encoding class II fructose-bisphosphatase, translated as MTLSANPVTALGADNLETRIANDIVQVVEAAALASGRLMGQGDNHAADQAATEAMRETLNRMDLCGTIVIGEGERDEAPMLYIGEKVGSWREGACEIDIAVDPLEGTNLVAKGLPNSIAVMAVSEKNGLFYAPDTYMEKLIVGPAAAGKVDITAPVKTNLAILAMALKREISDLTIVILERDRHQGLIDEVRAAGARIRLISDGDVCAAISAAVRGTAVHAVMGIGGAPEGVLAAAAMKCLGGEIQARIKPRNEQEAERCRAMGIDLDKVYFTDDLAPGKQIIFAATGITEGDILHGVRYYGAGHRTYSLVMGASTGTIRFIDSVHQTDKNTAVALERF; from the coding sequence ATGACGCTATCGGCTAACCCCGTCACCGCGCTCGGTGCGGACAACCTCGAGACCCGCATCGCCAACGACATCGTCCAGGTCGTCGAGGCCGCGGCCTTGGCCTCCGGCCGCCTGATGGGCCAGGGGGACAACCACGCCGCCGATCAGGCCGCCACCGAGGCCATGCGCGAGACCCTCAACCGCATGGACCTTTGCGGCACCATCGTCATCGGCGAGGGCGAGCGCGACGAGGCCCCCATGCTCTACATCGGCGAGAAGGTCGGCTCCTGGCGCGAAGGTGCCTGCGAGATCGACATCGCGGTCGATCCGCTCGAGGGCACCAACCTGGTCGCCAAGGGCCTCCCCAACTCCATCGCGGTCATGGCGGTCTCCGAGAAGAACGGCCTGTTCTACGCCCCCGACACCTACATGGAGAAGCTGATCGTGGGTCCTGCCGCCGCCGGCAAGGTCGACATCACCGCCCCGGTCAAGACCAACCTCGCCATCCTCGCCATGGCCCTCAAGCGCGAGATCAGCGACCTGACCATCGTCATCCTGGAGCGCGATCGCCACCAGGGCCTGATCGACGAGGTCCGCGCCGCGGGCGCCCGCATCCGCCTGATCAGCGACGGCGACGTCTGCGCGGCGATCTCGGCGGCGGTCCGCGGCACCGCGGTCCACGCGGTCATGGGCATCGGCGGCGCGCCCGAGGGCGTGCTCGCGGCGGCGGCCATGAAGTGCCTGGGCGGCGAGATCCAGGCCCGGATCAAGCCCCGCAACGAGCAGGAGGCCGAGCGCTGCCGCGCCATGGGCATCGATCTGGACAAGGTGTACTTCACCGACGACCTGGCCCCCGGCAAGCAGATCATCTTCGCCGCCACCGGCATTACCGAGGGCGACATCCTGCACGGCGTGCGCTACTACGGCGCCGGCCACCGCACCTACTCGCTGGTCATGGGCGCCTCGACCGGCACGATCCGCTTCATCGACTCGGTCCACCAGACCGACAAGAACACCGCGGTCGCCCTCGAGCGCTTCTAA
- the eno gene encoding phosphopyruvate hydratase, translated as MTSTLIEDIYAREILDSRGNPTVEVDVVLTGGASGRAAVPSGASTGAHEAVELRDDNEPTRYDGKGVLRAVDNVNEVIANELAGMDAMDQIEIDEAMIQLDGTRNKAKLGANAILGVSMAIAKAAANATGMPLYRYMGGMGSRTLPVPMMNILNGGAHADNPIDIQEFMIMPVGAASFAEALRCGTEIFHQLKKVLRRRGLNTAVGDEGGFAPAIKTAEEALDLIVEAIGQAGYSAGGDVLLALDVASTEFFKDGVYRFEGEGVNRSREQMVDYLASLCDRYPIISIEDGMAEDDWEGWRLLTERVGERVQLVGDDLFVTNPDRLARGIAEGIANAILVKVNQIGTLTETLTTIEMAKRAGYGVVISHRSGETEDTTLADLAVATNAGQIKTGSASRSDRIAKYNQLLRIEEELGEGAVYPGREAFYNLG; from the coding sequence ATGACCAGCACCTTGATCGAAGACATCTACGCGCGCGAGATCCTGGATTCGCGGGGCAACCCCACCGTCGAAGTCGACGTGGTGCTGACCGGTGGGGCCTCGGGCCGCGCGGCCGTGCCCTCCGGCGCCTCGACCGGCGCCCACGAGGCCGTCGAGCTCAGAGACGACAACGAGCCCACCCGTTACGACGGCAAGGGCGTGCTGCGCGCGGTGGACAACGTCAACGAGGTGATCGCCAACGAGCTCGCCGGCATGGACGCCATGGACCAGATCGAGATCGACGAGGCCATGATCCAGCTCGACGGCACCCGCAACAAGGCCAAGCTCGGCGCCAACGCCATCCTCGGCGTCAGCATGGCCATCGCCAAGGCCGCCGCCAACGCGACCGGCATGCCCCTCTACCGCTACATGGGCGGGATGGGCTCGCGCACCCTGCCCGTGCCGATGATGAACATCCTCAACGGCGGAGCCCACGCCGACAACCCCATCGACATCCAGGAGTTCATGATCATGCCGGTGGGCGCCGCCTCGTTCGCCGAGGCCCTGCGCTGCGGCACCGAGATCTTCCACCAGCTTAAGAAGGTCCTGCGCCGCCGCGGCCTCAACACCGCAGTCGGCGACGAGGGCGGCTTCGCGCCGGCGATCAAGACCGCCGAGGAGGCGCTCGACCTCATCGTCGAGGCCATCGGCCAGGCGGGCTACTCGGCCGGCGGCGACGTGCTGCTGGCCCTCGACGTGGCCTCGACCGAGTTCTTCAAGGACGGCGTCTACCGCTTCGAGGGCGAGGGCGTCAACCGCAGCCGCGAGCAGATGGTCGACTACCTGGCGAGCCTGTGCGATCGCTACCCGATCATCTCGATCGAGGACGGCATGGCCGAGGACGACTGGGAGGGCTGGCGCCTTCTCACCGAGCGCGTGGGCGAGCGCGTCCAGCTGGTCGGCGACGACCTGTTCGTCACCAACCCCGATCGCCTGGCGCGCGGCATCGCCGAGGGCATCGCCAACGCCATCCTCGTCAAGGTCAACCAGATCGGCACCCTGACCGAGACCCTCACCACCATCGAGATGGCCAAGCGCGCCGGCTACGGCGTCGTCATCAGCCACCGCTCGGGCGAGACCGAGGACACCACCCTCGCCGACCTCGCGGTCGCGACCAACGCCGGCCAGATCAAGACCGGCTCGGCCTCGCGCTCGGACCGCATCGCCAAGTACAACCAGCTCCTGCGCATCGAGGAAGAGCTCGGTGAAGGGGCCGTCTATCCCGGCCGCGAAGCCTTCTACAACCTGGGCTAG
- a CDS encoding RNA-binding S4 domain-containing protein: MRLDKWLKLSRVIKRRTVANEVCDQGRVAINGRPAKAAAEVKPGDRLSIQFGGKTLKLEILLVPSTPVAAKSASDLYRIEGDVAAID; this comes from the coding sequence ATGCGGCTCGACAAGTGGCTCAAGCTCTCGCGGGTCATCAAGCGGCGCACCGTGGCCAACGAGGTCTGCGACCAGGGCCGGGTGGCCATCAACGGCCGTCCAGCCAAGGCGGCGGCCGAGGTGAAGCCCGGCGATCGCCTCTCGATCCAGTTCGGGGGCAAGACCCTCAAGCTCGAGATCCTCCTGGTCCCGAGCACCCCCGTCGCCGCCAAGAGCGCCTCGGACCTCTACCGCATCGAGGGCGACGTCGCCGCGATCGACTGA
- a CDS encoding NAD(P)/FAD-dependent oxidoreductase: MATSDPIVVVGAGGAGMMAAIAAARAGASVTLLEKTKRVGYKIVISGKGRCNITNAEPSVKELVQHYPGGGRFLWSLLSRFDTQDAVRFFEDLGVKTKRDRGGRIFPESDKSTDVVEALQREMVRLGVTLRLEAPAKEIRVEDGRVTGIELQSGEVVPASAVIVTVGGQSFPGTGSTGDGYAMARAVGHQVVDPFPALVPLKVAGVKELADLELRNVKATVVADGKPTLDRQGEMRFAHFGLTGPIILYLSRHAVQAQKQGKKVEIHLNLKPALSREQLDAGLRRDWEAAPRATVGEAMKERLPERLIPFFLAAAGVDAARRVSEVTRQERNRILDTFQRWAFPVICPLSKEVAEVTAGGVELKQVDGKTMESKLVKGLYWAGEVLDVDGYIGGYNLQAAWSTGWAAGLGAARQVLSPEDPERVLISVTR, translated from the coding sequence ATGGCCACTTCCGATCCGATCGTCGTGGTGGGAGCCGGCGGCGCCGGCATGATGGCGGCGATCGCCGCCGCGCGCGCCGGCGCCTCGGTCACCTTGCTCGAGAAGACCAAGCGCGTCGGCTACAAGATCGTCATCTCGGGCAAGGGGCGCTGCAACATCACCAACGCCGAGCCCAGCGTCAAGGAGCTGGTCCAGCATTACCCGGGGGGCGGCCGCTTCCTGTGGAGCCTGCTCTCGCGCTTCGACACCCAGGACGCGGTGCGCTTCTTCGAGGACCTGGGGGTCAAGACCAAGCGCGATCGCGGCGGCCGCATCTTCCCCGAGTCGGACAAATCCACCGACGTGGTGGAGGCCCTCCAGCGCGAGATGGTCCGCTTAGGCGTCACCCTGAGGCTCGAGGCCCCCGCCAAGGAGATCAGGGTCGAGGACGGCCGGGTGACGGGGATCGAACTGCAATCGGGCGAGGTCGTCCCGGCGAGCGCTGTGATCGTCACGGTGGGGGGCCAGTCCTTCCCGGGCACCGGCTCGACCGGCGACGGCTACGCCATGGCGCGCGCGGTCGGCCACCAGGTGGTCGATCCCTTCCCCGCGCTCGTGCCCCTCAAGGTCGCGGGCGTCAAGGAGCTCGCGGACCTCGAGCTGCGCAACGTCAAGGCGACGGTCGTCGCGGACGGCAAGCCTACGCTCGATCGCCAGGGCGAGATGCGCTTTGCTCACTTCGGCCTGACCGGGCCCATCATCCTGTACCTGAGCCGCCACGCGGTGCAGGCCCAGAAGCAGGGCAAGAAGGTCGAGATCCACCTCAACCTGAAGCCGGCGCTGAGCCGCGAGCAGCTCGACGCGGGCCTGCGCCGCGACTGGGAGGCGGCCCCGAGGGCGACGGTTGGCGAGGCCATGAAGGAGCGCCTGCCCGAGCGCCTCATTCCCTTCTTCCTCGCCGCGGCGGGGGTGGATGCGGCCAGGCGCGTCTCGGAAGTGACGCGCCAGGAGCGCAACCGGATCCTCGACACCTTCCAGCGCTGGGCCTTCCCCGTGATCTGCCCGCTGTCCAAGGAGGTGGCCGAGGTCACCGCCGGCGGGGTCGAGCTCAAGCAGGTCGACGGCAAGACCATGGAGTCCAAGCTGGTGAAGGGCCTGTACTGGGCCGGCGAGGTCCTGGACGTTGACGGCTACATCGGGGGCTACAACCTCCAGGCCGCCTGGTCCACGGGGTGGGCGGCGGGCCTCGGGGCCGCACGGCAGGTCCTTTCCCCCGAGGACCCCGAGCGGGTGCTGATCAGCGTCACCCGCTAG
- a CDS encoding proton-conducting transporter membrane subunit, giving the protein MIDLRLLLPDALVLVLLLGALVAWRLPAARTRVGLVVSYGLVAAAGVQLGTLLVEPGGASSLGTMVSLDAFAGFSRLLILVSGAAVSALAGDHLRAHPARARFYTWLLLATSGAMLLPAAADWAVVALALEAMAIGASLLIGWDRAAEGAPQSRLRAEAAFKSYLPSAVATILLLFGASWLFGLTGTTALAETGSKLFDLGTTTHAPMLLAVVLVLGGASCKALLVPFQAWAMDVAEGGAPVALAFVLTAPVVAAFAFLARLLPGALMMARDLWAPALLLMGVASMVLGSLLAIAQSRLTRMVAAAAIAQAGFLALALVACAHPDAAVEARAALLVALGAYVASTLGACAAIASIAEGTGQTELGAYRGLARRHPWLVGALAASLLGLSGLPPFAGFWGKILVFKAVIGYAIASQAYGLVWWVVFAALQMALSAYYYMRAPRLSLASYDPTLPPFEVSSGAIAVAAAAVLALVLPFVAPDALWQLATKAVAGL; this is encoded by the coding sequence GTGATCGATCTTCGCTTGCTGTTGCCCGATGCCCTGGTGCTGGTCCTGCTGCTGGGCGCCCTTGTCGCCTGGCGCTTGCCTGCTGCCAGGACCCGGGTGGGCCTGGTCGTGAGCTATGGCCTGGTCGCCGCCGCGGGCGTCCAGCTCGGGACCCTGCTCGTCGAGCCGGGCGGGGCGAGCAGCCTCGGCACCATGGTTTCGCTGGATGCCTTCGCGGGTTTCTCGCGGCTGCTGATCCTGGTCTCGGGTGCCGCGGTCTCGGCCCTCGCGGGGGATCACCTCCGGGCCCACCCCGCGCGCGCTCGCTTCTACACCTGGCTGCTGCTCGCCACTTCGGGGGCCATGCTCCTGCCGGCGGCGGCGGACTGGGCCGTGGTCGCCCTCGCCCTGGAGGCCATGGCCATCGGCGCCTCGCTGCTGATCGGCTGGGATCGCGCTGCCGAGGGCGCCCCCCAAAGCCGGCTGCGCGCCGAGGCCGCCTTCAAGTCCTACCTGCCGAGCGCGGTGGCGACGATCCTGCTGCTGTTCGGCGCCTCGTGGCTCTTCGGCTTGACCGGGACCACCGCCCTGGCCGAGACGGGGAGCAAGCTGTTCGATCTCGGAACCACGACCCATGCCCCGATGCTGCTCGCGGTGGTCCTGGTGCTCGGCGGCGCGAGCTGCAAGGCCCTGCTCGTGCCCTTCCAGGCCTGGGCGATGGACGTGGCCGAGGGGGGCGCCCCGGTGGCCCTGGCCTTCGTCCTCACGGCTCCGGTGGTCGCGGCCTTCGCCTTCCTGGCTCGCCTGCTGCCCGGCGCCCTGATGATGGCGCGCGACTTGTGGGCGCCTGCCCTGCTGCTGATGGGCGTGGCCTCCATGGTGCTGGGGAGCCTGCTTGCGATCGCGCAGTCCCGCCTGACGCGCATGGTGGCCGCGGCCGCGATCGCCCAGGCGGGTTTCCTCGCCCTGGCGCTGGTCGCCTGCGCCCACCCCGACGCCGCAGTGGAGGCCAGGGCGGCCCTGCTCGTCGCGCTCGGCGCCTACGTCGCCTCGACCCTGGGGGCCTGCGCTGCGATCGCCTCGATCGCCGAGGGAACGGGCCAGACCGAACTCGGTGCCTATCGGGGCCTGGCGCGCCGCCACCCCTGGCTCGTGGGGGCGCTCGCCGCCTCGCTGCTGGGTCTCTCGGGCCTGCCGCCCTTCGCCGGCTTCTGGGGCAAGATCCTCGTCTTCAAGGCCGTGATCGGCTACGCGATCGCCTCGCAGGCCTACGGGCTGGTCTGGTGGGTGGTCTTCGCGGCCCTCCAGATGGCCCTCTCGGCGTATTATTACATGCGCGCCCCGCGCCTCTCGCTTGCGAGCTATGATCCGACGCTGCCCCCCTTCGAGGTCTCGAGCGGCGCGATCGCGGTCGCGGCCGCGGCCGTTCTCGCCCTCGTCCTTCCCTTCGTTGCGCCCGACGCCCTCTGGCAACTCGCCACCAAGGCCGTGGCCGGCCTTTGA
- a CDS encoding NADH-quinone oxidoreductase subunit K, translating into MPSAAMFLFALASVTGALGVTFAPGTVIAAAALMGMVAANAALFWSFQAPGLAAAQLLAYGSSVALVFHVAYWRSQARASEKAHDRRRYWAALVMVLCFILILRVLGASAWGSALFAMPVSFSLAHALASAAALLALGLFGAMTQRDGIRIGLSLQVALNAVLLNLAAFGHYLHPHATGGVGFTIAAMAVGAAQALVGMGLLRRLFVRCDTMDLEAFDEVRG; encoded by the coding sequence TTGCCGAGCGCCGCCATGTTCCTGTTCGCCCTGGCGTCCGTCACCGGGGCGCTCGGCGTCACCTTCGCGCCGGGCACGGTCATCGCCGCCGCTGCGCTCATGGGAATGGTGGCGGCGAACGCCGCGCTGTTCTGGTCGTTCCAGGCCCCGGGCCTCGCGGCCGCACAGCTCTTGGCTTACGGCTCCTCGGTTGCGCTCGTCTTCCACGTGGCCTACTGGCGAAGTCAGGCCCGTGCGAGCGAGAAGGCTCATGACCGGCGGCGCTACTGGGCCGCGCTGGTCATGGTCCTCTGCTTCATCTTGATCCTGCGCGTGCTGGGGGCCTCGGCGTGGGGAAGCGCGCTCTTCGCCATGCCCGTCTCCTTCTCCCTGGCGCACGCCCTGGCTTCGGCGGCGGCCCTGCTCGCGCTCGGTCTCTTCGGGGCGATGACGCAGCGCGACGGGATCCGTATCGGGCTGTCGCTGCAGGTGGCGCTGAACGCCGTCTTGCTAAATCTGGCGGCCTTTGGCCACTACCTTCATCCCCATGCCACGGGGGGCGTCGGCTTCACCATCGCGGCCATGGCCGTCGGCGCGGCACAGGCCCTGGTCGGCATGGGGCTCTTGCGCAGGCTCTTCGTCCGGTGCGACACCATGGACCTCGAGGCGTTCGATGAGGTGAGGGGGTAG
- a CDS encoding proton-conducting transporter membrane subunit → MPSLLPVVLLLPLIGAGAIAMLSSVRRDWLAVGVTALALLLALAVALPFDPRGGWQSHVLLDWFPSIGIAYRLGLDGLGLHFVVLTFLLGFAASVAAWRAKVNDRLTLVALLLVQAGAGLAFASRDLFLFLAGWQVALGAVTMILARHVAGGTASKFRLFTGVSSALVLASLLVLYLLNGTNADVVLLHQNHPAAVAPLEMQRLIFGVLAAGFAVQMPLAPWHPWLLDALEELPAPVAALLAGAVAPLGVFGLIRYGLAVMPGPAQDLAPALVFLGLVSVVYGLWGALAPSYRRRVACVAVASAGATVSALGAFQVVTIHAALLLLAITGIGLPAWILAADAWPRLASDRRKWLVAGAVLVVILWPLATAGILAGFAAGFAPLVGL, encoded by the coding sequence ATGCCTTCACTGTTGCCCGTCGTGCTGCTGTTGCCCCTCATCGGGGCCGGGGCGATCGCCATGCTTTCCTCCGTGCGCCGCGATTGGCTCGCCGTGGGGGTGACGGCCCTCGCCCTGCTGCTCGCGCTCGCCGTGGCCCTGCCGTTCGATCCGCGCGGGGGCTGGCAGTCCCATGTTCTGCTCGATTGGTTTCCCTCGATCGGGATCGCCTATCGCCTCGGCCTCGATGGCCTCGGACTTCACTTCGTGGTGCTGACCTTCCTCCTTGGCTTCGCCGCCTCGGTTGCGGCCTGGCGCGCCAAGGTGAACGACCGGCTGACGCTCGTCGCGCTTCTGCTGGTCCAGGCCGGGGCCGGCCTGGCCTTCGCCTCGCGGGATCTCTTCTTGTTTCTCGCCGGCTGGCAGGTGGCCCTCGGCGCCGTGACGATGATCCTGGCGCGTCATGTGGCGGGCGGGACCGCGAGCAAGTTTCGCCTGTTCACGGGGGTCTCGTCCGCCCTGGTTCTCGCTTCGCTGCTCGTGCTGTACTTGCTGAACGGGACGAACGCCGACGTGGTGCTGCTGCATCAGAACCACCCTGCGGCGGTGGCGCCACTGGAGATGCAACGCCTCATCTTCGGAGTGCTGGCCGCCGGGTTCGCGGTGCAGATGCCCCTCGCGCCCTGGCATCCCTGGCTGCTCGACGCGCTCGAGGAGCTGCCCGCGCCGGTGGCCGCTTTGCTCGCGGGCGCCGTCGCTCCGCTCGGCGTCTTCGGCCTGATCCGCTACGGCCTGGCCGTCATGCCGGGACCCGCCCAGGACCTCGCGCCGGCGCTCGTGTTCCTGGGGCTGGTTTCGGTGGTCTACGGCCTCTGGGGGGCGCTGGCCCCGTCGTATCGCCGAAGAGTCGCCTGCGTCGCGGTGGCGAGCGCCGGCGCGACGGTGTCTGCTCTGGGCGCGTTCCAGGTCGTCACCATCCACGCGGCGCTCTTGCTGCTCGCCATCACCGGCATCGGCCTTCCCGCCTGGATCCTCGCGGCCGACGCCTGGCCTCGGCTCGCTTCGGATCGAAGGAAGTGGCTCGTCGCAGGAGCCGTCCTGGTGGTGATCCTCTGGCCGCTTGCGACCGCGGGGATCCTGGCGGGCTTCGCTGCGGGCTTCGCGCCGCTCGTCGGTCTGTAG
- the add gene encoding adenosine deaminase, giving the protein MSDYARRLPKAELHVHLEGAIRPETLLTLAERHRIALPAHDLEGVRDFYRFRDFLHFIDVYTTICRCLRTPEDFYLVTKEFLAYQASLNVKYCETFFAPGHFIKQDADLGAIVDAITQARKEAARDLGVRMELIADISREMGAEFGVRIAKEMVRIKDRGVLGIGIGGAEAEFPAEWFEEAFRLGREAGMPVVAHAGEADGPKSVWSALNVLKAQRIGHGVRSIEDPALIAHLRDHQIPLEVCPTSNTCIGIYPDYAAHPLRKLVEAGCMVTLNSDDPPMFETDLVREYDVAITEFGLSRDQIEQIVLNGIRASFLSDAEKKVYLASFEAELATLRAEPLSV; this is encoded by the coding sequence ATGTCCGACTACGCCCGGCGCCTCCCCAAGGCCGAACTTCACGTCCACCTCGAGGGCGCCATCCGCCCCGAGACCCTCCTCACGCTCGCCGAGCGCCACCGGATCGCCCTGCCCGCTCACGACCTCGAAGGGGTCCGGGACTTCTACCGCTTCCGCGACTTCCTCCACTTCATCGACGTCTACACCACCATCTGCAGGTGCCTCCGGACGCCCGAAGACTTCTACCTGGTCACCAAGGAGTTCCTCGCCTATCAGGCGAGCCTGAACGTCAAGTACTGCGAGACCTTCTTCGCGCCCGGCCACTTCATCAAGCAGGATGCGGACCTCGGGGCGATTGTGGACGCCATCACCCAGGCACGCAAGGAGGCCGCTCGCGATCTGGGCGTGCGCATGGAGCTCATCGCCGACATCTCGCGCGAGATGGGGGCCGAGTTCGGCGTGCGGATCGCCAAGGAGATGGTCCGCATCAAGGATCGCGGCGTCCTGGGGATCGGGATCGGCGGGGCCGAGGCCGAGTTCCCGGCCGAGTGGTTCGAGGAGGCCTTCCGCCTCGGTCGCGAGGCGGGGATGCCCGTGGTGGCCCACGCCGGCGAGGCCGATGGCCCCAAGAGCGTCTGGAGCGCCCTCAACGTCCTCAAGGCCCAGCGCATCGGTCACGGCGTGCGCTCCATCGAGGATCCCGCCCTCATCGCCCACCTGCGCGACCACCAGATCCCCCTCGAGGTCTGCCCCACGAGCAACACCTGCATCGGTATCTACCCCGACTACGCGGCGCATCCCCTGCGCAAGCTGGTCGAGGCGGGCTGCATGGTGACCCTCAACTCGGACGATCCTCCCATGTTCGAGACCGACCTGGTCCGCGAGTACGACGTGGCCATCACCGAGTTCGGCCTGTCGCGCGACCAGATCGAGCAGATCGTCCTCAACGGCATCCGCGCCTCGTTCCTGAGCGACGCTGAGAAGAAGGTCTACCTGGCGAGCTTCGAGGCGGAGCTGGCCACGCTGCGGGCCGAGCCGCTGAGCGTCTAA